One segment of Engraulis encrasicolus isolate BLACKSEA-1 chromosome 7, IST_EnEncr_1.0, whole genome shotgun sequence DNA contains the following:
- the hunk gene encoding hormonally up-regulated neu tumor-associated kinase homolog B translates to MVVDDGPIPFGGKGPNAIAENGPTSLNNSPPGDILRNFYHTKRVGNYLIGRKLGEGSFAKVREGLHALTGEKVAVKVIDKRKAKKDSYVTKNLRREGEIQQMIRHPNITQLLDILETENSYYLVMELCPGGNLMNHIYEKKRLDEREAQKYVRQLVMAVEHLHRAGVVHRDLKIENLLLDEHNNIKLIDFGLSNCAGLLGYSDPFSTQCGSPAYAAPELLSRKKYGPKVDVWSIGVNMYAMLTGTLPFTVEPFSLKALHQKMVDKEMNPLPANISSAAGNLLKSLLEPDPAKRPNIHQVMSDDWLQLGNPHTLAPYLNKIHIEEINQMVLLHMTESMGCKHSEVLSAVLTNRACHTLAVYFLLNKKMKRLSKEYREKQNEEKEKKNELFFQTQWRKHIEKITIPPKQTPVYLAVSKGPTKEKKHKTGLLRAVTGGLKEAYSGQGGCVASSSLEYMEIHPVFPQTPPSPKREEKKKDKDKEKEKDKEKEKEKERAEKEKPPRSKPKRKPRDVPVRPPSALAAHSWNSGHTTKEPVQESPPSPWYKLTNGALSPPRHVSAFVPETSYLKKATIPTIPTLPGTSQPVAIVAPQPKKSPSNASGNDWPISLPETGTSPPTGAFSVFCRSRSSSHDNGSSASRGRSGSGSGGSSGSGASEDPESPQHRGSGGGSKFPSMGIGHLMKKRLIPPFHFRPEQAVEVESPTPYHMQTLLCTSGKALKTLC, encoded by the exons gtgGCGGTGAAGGTGATCGACAAGCGCAAGGCCAAGAAGGACTCGTACGTCACCAAGAACCTGCGTCGCGAGGGCGAGATCCAGCAGATGATCCGGCACCCCAACATCACGCAGCTGCTGGACATCCTGGAGACGGAGAACAGCTACTACCTGGTGATGGAGCTGTGCCCCGGCGGCAACCTCATGAACCACATCTACGAGAAGAAGCGGCTGGACGAGCGCGAGGCTCAGAAGTACGTCCGGCAGCTGGTCATGGCCGTCGAGCACCTGCACCGGGCCGGAGTCGTGCACAG AGATTTGAAGATTGAGAACCTTCTGTTGGATGAGCACAACAATATCAAATTAATCG aCTTTGGGCTGAGTAACTGCGCGGGGCTCTTGGGTTACTCTGACCCCTTCAGCACCCAGTGTGGCAGCCCGGCATACGCCGCCCCAGAGCTGCTCTCCCGCAAGAAGTACGGCCCCAAGGTGGACGTCTGGTCCAT AGGGGTGAACATGTATGCCATGCTGACCGGTACACTACCCTTCACTGTGGAGCCCTTCAGCCTGAAGGCCCTACACCAGAAGATGGTGGACAAGGAAATGAACCCCCTACCTGCAAACATCTCCTCAG CTGCCGGAAACCTACTGAAGAGCCTCCTTGAACCGGACCCGGCCAAGAGGCCCAACATCCACCAAGTCATGTCAGACGACTGGCTGCAGCTGGGGAACCCACACACCCTTGCCCCTTACCTGAACAA GATCCACATTGAAGAGATTAACCAAATGGTGCTTCTACACATGACGGAGAGCATGGGCTGCAAGCACAGCGAGGTGCTGAGCGCCGTGCTCACCAATCGCGCCTGCCACACGCTGGCCGTCTACTTCCTGCTCAACAAGAAGATGAAGCGTCTGTCCAAAGAGTACCGG GAGAAACAgaatgaagagaaggagaagaagaacgaGCTGTTCTTCCAGACGCAGTGGCGGAAGCACATCGAAAAGATCACCATCCCCCCGAAACAGACTCCCGTCTACCTGGCTGTGAGCAAGGGGCCTACCAAAGAGAAAAAACACAAGACAG GCCTTCTGCGTGCAGTCACTGGGGGACTGAAGGAGGCATACTCGGGCCAGGGTGGATGCGTGGCCTCCTCTTCCCTGGAATACATGGAGATCCATCCCGTGTTCCCGCAGACACCCCCCTCACCGAAgcgggaggagaaaaagaaagacaaagacaaagaaaaagagaaggacaaggagaaggagaaggagaaggagagggcagAGAAGGAGAAGCCGCCGAGGTCCAAGCCCAAGCGCAAGCCACGCGACGTCCCCGTTCGCCCGCCTTCGGCCCTGGCAGCCCACTCCTGGAACTCAGGCCACACCACCAAAGAGCCAGTCCAGGAGTCGCCACCCTCGCCCTGGTACAAGCTGACCAACGGCGCCCTGTCCCCGCCACGCCACGTGTCCGCCTTTGTGCCCGAGACCTCCTACCTGAAGAAGgccaccatccccaccatcccCACGCTGCCTGGCACCAGCCAGCCCGTGGCCATCGTGGCCCCGCAGCCCAAGAAGAGCCCCTCCAACGCCTCCGGAAACGACTGGCCCATCAGCTTGCCCGAAACGGGGACCAGCCCGCCCACTGGTGCCTTCAGCGTCTtctgcaggagcaggagcagcagccatGACAACGGCAGCAGCGCCAGCAGGGGCAGGAGTGGCAGCGGAAGTGggggcagcagcggcagcggggCCAGCGAGGACCCAGAGAGCCCTCAGCACCGTGGCAGCGGCGGCGGCTCAAAGTTCCCTTCCATGGGCATTGGGCATCTCATGAAGAAGCGCCtgatcccacccttccacttccgTCCCGAGCAGGCAGTGGAGGTGGAGTCGCCCACGCCGTACCACATGCAGACGTTGCTGTGCACTTCGGGCAAGGCCCTCAAGACTCTCTGCTGA
- the eva1c gene encoding protein eva-1 homolog C yields MPTMVLSSIHRCHWCLLIKIMCSVLLLWTEDMDALSDFSKYLTDIISSHSLYGCEGDALQLQCPRHSTISVLSAYYGLADFQLCPSLLPTALLGKHLNISCNATTALQKILSECQGHRHCLLQVNHRVFGRDPCPGHSKYLYVTYKCKPMEHKRRVGCEGENVLLHCKHPRVLIVYSAVYGRQVEDKDVCSSTYEPPPFECLFFGAAHTVSKKCNGKQRCFITISDHIFKDPCPPRTTKYLTILYSCVPQVLVKEVDPNIFKSTVIPQHNIVRDSLVTPKVEGSRLPENRGIILSNSLTIYGHIKEHPDKAALLFISSVCVGLLVLLLAVSVRLSCNSTTHTWKNHNLNRTLLSRVEDTSEEDNDSDETDSEESADEESVTLMDSSFLSGSDRKPLYCWEEVTYTTEAAELMERIERRELVIQEIWMNSYMNGASCGHL; encoded by the exons ATGCCTACCATGGTCCTCAGCAGTATCCACAGATGCCATTGGTGCCTTCTTATTAAGATAATGTGCTCTGTCCTGCTGCTCTGGACTGAAGACATGGACGCACTGTCAGACTTCTCAA AGTATTTGACAGACATCATCTCTAGCCACTCTCTGTATGGCTGTGAGGGGGACGCATTGCAACTCCAGTGCCCAAGACACTCCACCATCTCCGTCCTCTCTGCTTACTATGGACTGGCAGACTTTCAGCTCTGCCCCAGTCTCCTTCCCACTGCTCTACTAGGCAAACATCTGAACATATCCTGCAATGCTACGACCGCCTTACAG AAGATACTGTCGGAATGCCAAGGCCACAGACACTGTCTTCTCCAGGTTAATCATCGTGTATTCGGGAGGGATCCTTGTCCTGGACACTCAAAGTACCTTTATGTCACCTACAAATGTAAACCAA TGGAACACAAAAGAAGGGTGGGTTGTGAGGGAGAGAACGTCCTACTGCACTGCAAACATCCCCGAGTTTTGATCGTTTACTCAGCGGTGTATGGCCGACAGGTGGAAGACAAAGATGTTTGCAGTTCGACCTATGAACCGCCTCCATTTG AATGCCTCTTCTTTGGGGCTGCACACACAGTGTCTAAGAAATGTAATGGAAAGCAAAGGTGCTTTATCACAATCAGTGACCACATTTTTAAGGACCCGTGCCCACCAAGaacaacaaaatatctcacgattCTCTACTCCTGTG TACCACAGGTATTGGTGAAAGAGGTAGACCCAAACATTTTCAAATCAACTGTGATACCGCAACACAACATTGTGAGAG ATTCTCTGGTAACTCCAAAGGTTGAAGGTTCGAGGCTGCCAGAAAACCGTGGGATTATCCTGAGCAACTCACTGACGATATACGGTCACATAAAAG AGCACCCGGACAAGGCTGCCTTACTCTTCATCTCCAGCGTGTGTGTGGGCCTGCTGGTTCTACTCCTAGCCGTGTCTGTACGACTGTCCTGCAACAGCACCACGCACACCTGGAAGAACCACAACTTAAACAGGACACTGTTGAGCCGGGTAGAAGACACGAGTGAGGAAGACAATGATTCTGATGAGACGGACAGTGAGGAGAGTGCTGATGAAGAGTCAGTGACTCTTATGGACAGCTCTTTTCTgtcaggaagtgacaggaagccATTGTACTGCTGGGAGGAGGTGACATACACCACAGAGGCTGCCGAGCTCATGGAGAGGATTGAGCGGCGAGAGCTGGTGATTCAGGAGATCTGGATGAACTCTTACATGAATGGTGCCTCATGTGGACACCTTTGA